Proteins encoded within one genomic window of Acinetobacter sp. YWS30-1:
- a CDS encoding GNAT family N-acetyltransferase gives MQLFADEEPKAVLDMMNNYVVSVLGYDLNELEFQPAVDARIDIFHALFHKGEDDLYIRFGKYCEYSGKVIVVARIGFEKQKRGYGTALISRLIRIAEKYNYEKIIFEAANSKCKAFAKKIGFANEMNQSIELIKQAIQLKS, from the coding sequence ATGCAATTATTTGCCGATGAAGAGCCAAAAGCTGTCTTGGACATGATGAATAATTATGTAGTATCTGTTTTAGGTTATGATTTGAATGAGTTAGAATTTCAACCTGCTGTAGATGCAAGAATTGATATTTTTCATGCTCTTTTCCATAAAGGAGAAGATGATCTTTATATTAGGTTTGGGAAATATTGTGAATATAGTGGAAAAGTTATCGTTGTCGCTAGAATTGGTTTTGAAAAACAAAAAAGAGGATATGGAACGGCTCTGATATCTAGATTGATAAGGATAGCTGAAAAATATAATTATGAAAAAATTATTTTTGAAGCAGCAAATTCCAAATGTAAAGCATTTGCGAAAAAAATAGGTTTTGCTAATGAAATGAATCAATCAATTGAACTAATAAAGCAAGCTATACAATTAAAGAGTTAA
- a CDS encoding aldehyde dehydrogenase (NADP(+)), whose translation MNFGHNFIAGSRSAEGDKILKSLNATTGEALDFDFHQATEQEVNRAVEAAHAAFKTYRHTSPEQRALFLESIADELDALGEDFLNTISQETALPIARLQGERGRTSGQMRLFAKVLRRGDFLGARIDTALPDRQPLPRPDLRQIKIGVGPVAVFGASNFPLAFSTAGGDTASALAAGCSVVVKAHSGHMATADYVAQAIERAVEKTGMPKGVFNMIYGNAVGTLLVKHPLIQAVGFTGSLKGGRALCDMAAARPQPIPVFAEMSSINPMLMLPEALKNRGDQIAQELADSVVLGCGQFCTNPGLILGIKSPEYTQLIEQLSEIMANKPPQTMLNAGTLKSYTSGLSHLAEHAGIQHLAGQDQQGDQALPQLFKADVELLLAGNQLLQEEIFGPTTIVIEVEDKAQLLQALSSMNGQLTASLIAEDQDLEEFAEVVPVLEEKAGRLLLNGYPTGVEVCDAMVHGGPYPATSDSRGTSVGTLAIDRYLRPVCYQNYPQNLLPEALRDENPLNLLRLVNGEMTRDRI comes from the coding sequence ATGAATTTTGGACACAACTTTATAGCAGGTAGTCGTAGTGCTGAAGGCGATAAAATCCTTAAAAGCCTGAATGCCACCACAGGTGAGGCACTGGATTTCGATTTCCATCAGGCCACCGAACAGGAAGTCAACCGTGCAGTAGAAGCTGCCCATGCTGCATTTAAAACCTATCGCCATACTTCTCCTGAACAGCGGGCTCTATTCTTAGAATCCATCGCAGATGAACTCGATGCTTTGGGTGAAGACTTCCTCAATACGATTTCTCAAGAAACGGCTTTACCTATTGCTCGTCTGCAAGGTGAACGCGGCCGTACCAGCGGGCAAATGCGCCTGTTCGCGAAAGTATTACGTCGCGGTGATTTCCTGGGTGCACGAATTGATACCGCACTACCAGACCGTCAACCTTTACCACGACCAGACTTACGTCAGATTAAAATCGGTGTAGGGCCAGTTGCCGTTTTTGGGGCAAGTAACTTTCCTTTAGCTTTCTCCACTGCCGGAGGTGATACCGCTTCTGCATTAGCAGCAGGTTGTTCAGTAGTAGTTAAAGCGCATAGCGGTCATATGGCCACAGCAGACTATGTGGCTCAAGCCATTGAACGTGCCGTTGAAAAGACTGGCATGCCTAAGGGTGTATTTAATATGATCTATGGCAATGCAGTCGGTACCTTACTGGTCAAACATCCCCTGATTCAGGCTGTAGGATTTACCGGTTCTCTGAAAGGTGGCCGTGCACTATGCGATATGGCAGCAGCCCGTCCGCAGCCTATTCCAGTCTTTGCAGAAATGAGTAGTATCAATCCAATGCTGATGTTACCAGAAGCCTTAAAAAACCGTGGTGATCAGATCGCCCAGGAGCTGGCGGATTCAGTAGTCCTCGGTTGTGGTCAGTTCTGTACCAATCCTGGATTGATTCTCGGAATTAAATCGCCTGAATATACCCAACTGATCGAACAGCTCAGTGAAATCATGGCAAACAAGCCACCTCAGACCATGCTCAATGCAGGTACTTTAAAAAGCTATACATCAGGTCTGTCTCATTTAGCCGAGCATGCAGGGATTCAGCATCTGGCAGGTCAGGATCAGCAAGGAGATCAGGCATTACCTCAGTTGTTTAAAGCGGATGTGGAGCTACTACTTGCAGGAAATCAGTTACTGCAGGAAGAAATCTTTGGCCCAACCACCATCGTAATTGAAGTGGAAGACAAGGCACAGTTACTTCAGGCACTCAGCAGTATGAATGGACAGTTAACAGCCTCACTGATTGCAGAAGATCAGGATCTGGAAGAATTCGCGGAAGTAGTACCGGTATTAGAAGAAAAGGCTGGCCGTTTGTTGTTGAATGGCTATCCGACCGGGGTAGAAGTTTGTGATGCCATGGTACATGGTGGCCCTTATCCGGCCACTTCCGATTCACGTGGCACTTCTGTAGGTACCCTGGCCATTGATCGTTATCTTCGTCCGGTCTGCTACCAGAACTATCCACAAAATCTGTTGCCGGAGGCATTGAGAGATGAGAATCCACTAAATCTGTTAAGACTGGTCAATGGTGAAATGACCCGGGATCGTATCTAA
- a CDS encoding NADP-dependent isocitrate dehydrogenase, translated as MAGGKSTIIYTLTDEAPLLATYSLLPIIETFTKPAGVEIVKTDISVAARVLAEFADYLSDEQKVSDNLAELGRLTQDPDTNIIKLPNISASVAQLTSCIKELQSKGYALPDYPENPTTEEEKAIKARYSKCLGSAVNPVLREGNSDRRAPTAVKNYAKKHPHSMGEWKPWSQTHVSHMQEGDFYHGEKSMTLDRARNVKMELITKSGETIVLKPKVALQDGEIIDSMFMSKKALCDFYEKELEDCKEAGILFSLHVKATMMKVSHPIVFGHCVRIYYKDAFEKHGKLFDELGINVNNGMAGLYEKIESLPTSLREEIIEDLHACQEHRPALAMVDSAKGITNFHSPNDVIVDASMPAMIRTGGKMWGADGKPYDCKAVMPESTFARIYQEMINFCKWNGNFDPRTMGTVPNVGLMAQKAEEYGSHDKTFEIPEAGVANITDLETGEVLMSQNVEEGDIWRMCQVKDAPIRDWVKLAVTRARNSGMPAIFWLDPYRPHENELIKKVQTYLKDHDTEGLDIQIMSQVRAMRYTLERVARGLDTISVTGNILRDYLTDLFPIMELGTSAKMLSIVPLMAGGGMYETGAGGSAPKHVQQLVEENHLRWDSLGEFLALAVSLEEMGIKENNARAKLLAKTLDAATGKLLDNDKSPSRRTGELDNRGSHFYLAKFWAEELVAQDEDAELKAKFAPIAQSLAENEEKIVSELNAVQGQSVDIGGYYAVDPAKVNAVMRPSATLNQIIESLNA; from the coding sequence ATGGCTGGTGGAAAGTCAACAATCATTTACACACTGACCGACGAGGCGCCATTATTGGCGACTTACTCTCTACTGCCGATCATTGAGACCTTTACTAAGCCGGCGGGCGTTGAGATTGTTAAGACAGACATCTCTGTAGCCGCACGCGTACTTGCAGAATTCGCAGACTATCTAAGCGATGAGCAGAAAGTTTCAGATAACCTGGCAGAATTAGGTCGTCTTACTCAGGACCCAGATACTAATATCATTAAACTCCCTAATATTAGTGCGTCTGTTGCTCAGTTGACGTCATGCATTAAAGAACTTCAGTCTAAGGGCTATGCACTGCCTGATTATCCGGAAAACCCGACTACTGAAGAAGAAAAAGCAATTAAAGCGCGTTATAGCAAGTGCCTAGGTTCAGCAGTGAACCCAGTACTTCGTGAAGGTAACTCTGACCGTCGTGCGCCGACAGCAGTGAAAAACTACGCGAAAAAACACCCACATTCTATGGGTGAATGGAAACCTTGGTCACAAACTCACGTTTCTCACATGCAAGAAGGCGACTTCTACCATGGCGAAAAGTCTATGACTTTAGACCGTGCACGTAATGTGAAAATGGAACTGATCACCAAGTCTGGTGAAACTATCGTTCTTAAGCCAAAAGTTGCGCTTCAAGACGGCGAAATCATCGACTCAATGTTCATGAGCAAAAAAGCCCTTTGCGACTTCTATGAAAAAGAATTAGAAGATTGTAAAGAAGCTGGCATCCTGTTCTCTTTACACGTTAAAGCGACCATGATGAAAGTATCACACCCGATCGTATTCGGTCACTGTGTGCGTATTTACTACAAAGATGCGTTTGAGAAACACGGTAAATTATTCGACGAGCTCGGCATTAACGTAAACAACGGTATGGCTGGTCTTTACGAAAAAATCGAATCTTTACCGACTTCTTTACGTGAAGAAATCATTGAAGATCTTCATGCATGTCAAGAACACCGTCCAGCACTTGCGATGGTTGATTCTGCAAAAGGTATTACCAACTTCCATTCTCCAAACGACGTGATTGTAGATGCTTCTATGCCTGCAATGATCCGTACTGGCGGTAAAATGTGGGGTGCTGACGGTAAACCTTACGACTGTAAAGCAGTTATGCCTGAATCTACATTCGCACGTATTTATCAGGAAATGATCAACTTCTGTAAATGGAATGGTAACTTCGACCCACGTACTATGGGTACAGTTCCTAACGTTGGTCTGATGGCTCAAAAAGCTGAAGAATACGGTTCTCACGACAAGACTTTCGAAATTCCAGAAGCGGGTGTTGCGAACATCACTGACCTTGAAACTGGTGAAGTGTTGATGTCTCAAAACGTGGAAGAAGGTGATATCTGGCGTATGTGCCAGGTGAAAGACGCACCGATCCGCGACTGGGTGAAACTGGCTGTAACTCGTGCACGTAACTCTGGCATGCCAGCAATCTTCTGGCTTGACCCGTACCGTCCACACGAAAACGAACTGATCAAAAAAGTTCAAACATACCTGAAAGACCACGATACAGAAGGCTTGGACATCCAAATCATGTCTCAAGTACGTGCGATGCGTTATACACTTGAACGTGTTGCTCGTGGCCTAGATACCATTTCAGTAACAGGTAACATCCTGCGTGACTACCTGACTGACCTGTTCCCAATCATGGAGCTTGGTACTTCTGCGAAAATGCTGTCTATCGTGCCTCTAATGGCAGGTGGCGGTATGTACGAAACTGGTGCTGGTGGTTCTGCGCCTAAACACGTACAACAATTGGTAGAAGAAAACCACTTACGTTGGGATTCTCTAGGTGAGTTCTTGGCATTGGCTGTTTCTCTGGAAGAAATGGGCATTAAAGAAAACAATGCACGTGCGAAACTGCTTGCGAAAACACTGGATGCTGCGACTGGTAAATTGCTTGACAATGACAAGTCTCCATCACGTCGTACTGGCGAGCTAGACAACCGTGGCAGCCACTTCTACCTGGCTAAATTCTGGGCTGAAGAACTTGTAGCGCAAGACGAAGATGCAGAATTGAAAGCGAAATTTGCACCGATCGCTCAATCTCTTGCTGAAAATGAAGAGAAGATCGTGAGCGAATTGAATGCAGTTCAAGGCCAATCTGTAGATATCGGTGGTTACTATGCAGTTGATCCTGCAAAAGTAAATGCTGTAATGCGTCCAAGTGCTACATTGAACCAAATCATTGAATCACTAAACGCTTAA
- a CDS encoding OsmC family protein has protein sequence MQTSVHWLENVAFEAKTQSGHSIIMDGSPEYGGENRGPRPMELILTGLGGCASFDIVTILKKARQEITDVRCELKAERADTIPAVFTKIHLHFVVSGKGIKEKQVAKAVELSAEKYCSASKMLSDGGVEITHDFEIVEVE, from the coding sequence ATGCAAACGAGTGTTCATTGGCTAGAGAATGTTGCTTTTGAAGCAAAAACTCAAAGTGGTCACAGTATCATCATGGATGGTTCACCTGAATATGGCGGTGAAAACCGTGGTCCTCGCCCAATGGAACTGATTTTAACCGGTCTGGGCGGTTGTGCTTCTTTTGACATTGTGACAATTTTAAAGAAAGCACGTCAGGAGATTACTGATGTTCGCTGTGAATTAAAAGCAGAACGTGCCGATACAATTCCTGCGGTATTTACCAAAATCCATCTACACTTTGTGGTCAGCGGTAAAGGCATCAAAGAGAAACAGGTCGCTAAAGCCGTAGAACTTTCTGCTGAGAAATACTGTTCTGCCAGTAAAATGCTATCTGACGGTGGGGTCGAAATTACTCACGATTTTGAAATTGTAGAAGTGGAATAA
- a CDS encoding NADP(H)-dependent aldo-keto reductase encodes MQFRPLADTGILLPEICLGTMTFGEQNTQEEAFQQLDYALEQGLYFWDTAEMYPVPPKPETQGATERIIGNWIASRGGRDKLFLASKIAGPSQGGSHIRDGQTRFVADEIASAIDNSLSRLQTDYIDLYQLHWPQRATNFFGKLGYGNAEAADDRAVTNLEETLTALHDEIKKGRIRYIGLSNETPWGTMKFLHLAEKLGLSKFVSVQNPYSLLNRTYEIGMSEIAKYEGIGLLAYSPLAFGYLTGKFRNGARPANARVTLFSRFSRYSNPESEWAVEQYAQLAEQHGLTLTQLSLAFIKQQFFVTSTIIGATNLDQLKENIQAFDVNLSEEVLQGIEAIHRQQPNPAP; translated from the coding sequence ATGCAATTCAGACCATTGGCGGATACGGGAATCTTATTGCCAGAAATCTGTTTGGGCACCATGACTTTTGGTGAGCAAAATACTCAGGAAGAGGCTTTTCAGCAATTAGACTATGCCTTGGAGCAAGGTTTATATTTCTGGGATACCGCAGAAATGTATCCGGTGCCACCCAAGCCTGAAACGCAAGGGGCAACTGAACGCATTATTGGTAACTGGATTGCTTCACGTGGTGGTCGTGACAAACTATTTTTAGCTTCGAAAATTGCGGGTCCGTCACAAGGTGGGAGCCATATCCGTGATGGTCAGACCCGGTTTGTGGCAGATGAGATTGCATCAGCAATTGATAATTCATTGTCACGTTTGCAAACTGATTATATCGACCTGTACCAATTGCACTGGCCTCAGCGCGCAACCAATTTCTTTGGCAAGCTGGGTTATGGCAATGCAGAAGCTGCAGATGATCGTGCCGTAACGAATCTGGAAGAAACCCTGACTGCTTTGCATGACGAAATTAAGAAAGGTCGTATCCGTTATATTGGCTTGTCCAATGAAACCCCTTGGGGCACCATGAAGTTCCTGCATCTGGCAGAGAAATTGGGACTTTCTAAATTTGTTAGCGTGCAAAATCCGTATAGCTTGCTGAATCGGACTTATGAAATTGGTATGTCGGAAATTGCCAAATACGAAGGTATAGGTTTGCTGGCTTATTCTCCACTGGCATTCGGTTATCTGACTGGTAAATTCCGAAATGGTGCACGTCCAGCCAATGCACGTGTGACTTTATTTTCACGTTTTAGCCGTTATAGCAATCCGGAAAGCGAGTGGGCCGTCGAGCAATATGCACAACTGGCTGAGCAGCATGGCCTGACCTTAACCCAGTTGTCACTGGCTTTCATTAAACAGCAGTTCTTCGTGACCAGTACCATTATCGGTGCGACCAATCTGGATCAGCTCAAAGAAAACATTCAGGCGTTTGACGTGAATCTGTCTGAAGAAGTCTTGCAGGGCATTGAAGCCATTCACCGTCAGCAACCCAATCCGGCACCATAA
- a CDS encoding OprD family outer membrane porin, with the protein MNTLVKFSLVVGTLMPLSPELLANELFEDGQFDVVNRNFYFYRDFRNGASNPSGANTQLAEEDREGYRSEWAHGVMAKYTSGYTDTALQIGFDTYGMAAIKLYSDEVKTGTNLIEFDPVTGKTKSFNGEVGGALKVKYKDTVLTYGNQFPNVPVLATNTSRLLPSVSTGVTLQNTSIDHLELNAGYFYSMNPVDSTKDLNFFTTDYGSAAGIKADSVSFAGGTYKLPNTSVTAYASELEDVWKQFFLGANFQHALENNHKFKAAFAGYSNKDTGKKVAGNIEANIVSGLVGYQLDQHTISLGYQQVFGDEPFDWVGYSTIGGNISILNAAQFASFSEANEKSLQLKYETDLSTYGLPGLSLMGRYIYGWDVDNSNSDNTFYTRRFIYDPSKDNKHWERNIQLAYKVASGFAKGMDIKLRQATHRATKGYRYNDIDELRVIIEYPFSF; encoded by the coding sequence ATGAATACTCTTGTGAAATTTTCACTAGTGGTAGGGACACTTATGCCTTTATCACCTGAGTTATTGGCAAATGAACTATTTGAAGACGGTCAATTTGATGTAGTCAACCGCAATTTTTATTTTTATCGTGATTTTAGAAATGGAGCTTCAAATCCTTCGGGCGCAAACACACAGTTAGCAGAAGAAGATAGAGAAGGCTATCGTAGTGAATGGGCGCATGGTGTCATGGCAAAGTATACGTCTGGTTATACTGATACCGCCTTGCAAATAGGATTTGATACGTATGGCATGGCAGCTATAAAACTATACAGTGATGAAGTTAAGACTGGTACGAATTTAATAGAATTTGATCCTGTAACTGGTAAGACTAAAAGCTTCAATGGAGAAGTTGGAGGTGCCTTAAAAGTCAAATATAAAGACACTGTATTGACCTATGGTAATCAATTTCCCAATGTACCAGTATTAGCGACCAATACATCTCGATTACTCCCATCTGTGAGTACAGGTGTAACTTTACAGAATACATCTATAGATCATTTAGAATTAAATGCCGGTTATTTTTATAGTATGAATCCGGTAGATTCCACAAAGGATTTAAACTTTTTTACTACAGATTATGGCTCAGCTGCTGGTATTAAAGCTGATAGTGTTAGTTTTGCTGGTGGAACCTATAAATTACCAAACACATCCGTAACTGCTTATGCTTCTGAATTAGAAGATGTTTGGAAACAATTCTTTCTAGGTGCAAATTTCCAGCATGCTCTTGAGAATAACCATAAATTTAAAGCAGCCTTTGCCGGATATAGTAATAAAGATACGGGCAAAAAAGTTGCAGGTAATATCGAAGCAAATATTGTGTCTGGTTTAGTGGGATATCAGCTAGATCAACATACTATTTCTCTAGGATATCAACAGGTATTTGGTGATGAACCTTTTGACTGGGTAGGATACTCCACAATTGGCGGTAATATTTCAATTTTAAATGCAGCGCAGTTTGCTAGTTTTTCTGAAGCAAATGAAAAATCACTCCAGCTTAAATATGAAACAGATCTGAGCACTTATGGATTGCCCGGCCTAAGCCTAATGGGGCGGTATATTTATGGTTGGGATGTAGACAATAGTAATAGTGACAATACTTTTTATACTCGAAGATTTATTTACGACCCTAGCAAAGACAATAAGCATTGGGAACGTAACATTCAATTAGCTTATAAGGTTGCTTCGGGTTTTGCTAAAGGTATGGATATTAAATTGCGACAAGCTACTCACCGAGCGACTAAAGGCTATCGATATAATGATATTGATGAGCTTCGGGTTATTATTGAATATCCTTTTTCATTTTAA
- a CDS encoding antitoxin Xre/MbcA/ParS toxin-binding domain-containing protein, translating into MNNETDISKSQVLAKAIFNLAEQLQLQESELALVLDLSKAELSSIINQKELEPDTSAGKRAITLINIYQALFSLNGGDLSWMRQFINSPNKLLDEQTPRSLMQTEYGLSAVLRLLGRLQPH; encoded by the coding sequence ATGAATAATGAAACGGATATTTCTAAATCCCAAGTATTAGCCAAAGCTATATTCAACTTAGCTGAACAGTTGCAATTGCAAGAATCCGAGCTTGCATTAGTTCTGGATCTATCTAAAGCAGAATTATCGTCAATCATAAATCAAAAAGAATTAGAACCAGATACTAGCGCAGGTAAAAGAGCAATAACTTTAATCAATATCTATCAAGCGTTATTTAGCTTGAATGGTGGGGATTTGAGCTGGATGCGCCAGTTTATCAATTCGCCTAACAAGCTTTTGGATGAGCAAACGCCAAGATCCTTGATGCAAACAGAATATGGTTTGAGTGCAGTATTGCGATTACTAGGACGCTTGCAACCGCACTAA
- a CDS encoding metallophosphoesterase, whose product MVEIVKYIDGQQFSAVYIVGDLHGCYSLLMQELKKINFDFSNDLLICTGDLIDRGTENLECVRLLEQPWFCTVRGNHEEMCIRGQYDHKIKDIHARNGGEWFYQLSSRKQSEISSRFQQLPLVIEVQLKNKKIGVVHADIDIHDWNVFKVDIMQGDYKISGVTSAYNNALWGRGRIRSYSDAYDVVSNIDEIYLGHTIVKEHIQIDNCHYIDVGSSFTKKLCLIKVQ is encoded by the coding sequence ATGGTAGAAATAGTTAAATACATTGATGGACAACAATTCTCCGCTGTCTATATTGTGGGGGACTTACATGGTTGCTATAGCTTGTTGATGCAAGAACTTAAAAAAATTAATTTTGATTTTTCAAATGATTTACTTATTTGTACAGGTGATCTCATAGACCGTGGTACTGAAAATTTAGAGTGTGTTAGGTTATTAGAACAACCATGGTTTTGTACAGTACGTGGAAATCATGAAGAAATGTGTATTAGAGGTCAATATGATCACAAAATAAAAGATATTCATGCACGCAATGGTGGCGAATGGTTTTATCAACTCAGCTCAAGAAAGCAATCCGAAATTAGCTCCCGTTTTCAACAATTACCATTGGTTATAGAAGTTCAATTAAAAAATAAAAAGATTGGTGTGGTACATGCGGATATTGATATTCATGATTGGAATGTTTTTAAGGTAGATATTATGCAAGGTGACTATAAAATATCAGGTGTAACTTCTGCTTATAATAATGCGTTATGGGGGAGAGGGCGTATTAGGAGTTATTCAGATGCATATGATGTTGTTAGTAATATTGATGAAATTTATTTAGGTCACACTATTGTAAAAGAGCATATTCAAATTGATAATTGCCATTATATAGATGTTGGATCTTCTTTTACGAAGAAGCTTTGTCTTATCAAAGTACAATAA
- a CDS encoding metallophosphoesterase: MSNQIFIQQTFDGPVDIVGDIHGEIDALQQLLEVLGYDLQGRHPEQRKLIFVGDLCDRGPDSIAVIRQVKTLIENGNAQCILGNHEINLLTDTLREGNGWFFGSPHQDDLKTFDSVQASIQDRAWILEFLNSLPLALDAPHLRIVHACWDTQAIQQLKSVPFNSIRQAYDHFVLKNELELQTLGFDEYIQSEQQQYQGQFKDPAASIPLLKYIAEKELRDQMQNPIRTLSSGAEKIAQRPVYAGGRWRMIDRLPWWERYTDKIPVVIGHYWRNFKTTEEKSGLFKHIDALQWFGQQQNVFCVDYSVGRRYRDRQQQAEFAHHLGALRWPENLVIFEDGQQYFTQKMT; the protein is encoded by the coding sequence ATGAGTAATCAGATATTCATACAGCAGACTTTTGATGGTCCGGTGGATATTGTTGGCGATATTCATGGTGAGATTGATGCGCTACAACAATTGTTAGAAGTATTGGGCTACGATCTGCAAGGTCGTCATCCTGAACAGCGTAAACTGATTTTTGTCGGGGATCTGTGTGATCGTGGACCAGACAGTATCGCTGTCATCAGACAGGTTAAAACCTTAATAGAAAATGGCAATGCGCAATGCATTCTGGGTAATCATGAAATCAACTTGTTAACCGATACGCTACGGGAAGGCAATGGCTGGTTTTTTGGTTCACCGCATCAGGATGATCTCAAAACTTTTGATTCAGTTCAGGCTTCAATTCAGGATCGTGCATGGATTCTAGAATTTCTAAACAGCCTGCCTTTGGCTCTAGATGCACCCCATTTAAGAATTGTGCATGCTTGCTGGGATACACAGGCAATTCAACAATTGAAATCTGTTCCTTTTAATTCAATCAGACAGGCTTATGATCATTTTGTCCTGAAAAATGAGCTTGAGTTACAGACTTTAGGCTTTGATGAATATATCCAGAGTGAACAGCAGCAATATCAGGGACAATTCAAGGATCCAGCAGCCAGTATTCCCTTATTAAAATATATCGCTGAAAAAGAGTTACGCGACCAGATGCAAAATCCGATTCGTACCTTAAGCTCAGGCGCAGAAAAAATTGCACAACGTCCAGTCTATGCAGGGGGGCGCTGGCGTATGATTGACCGTTTGCCATGGTGGGAGCGTTATACAGATAAGATACCTGTGGTGATTGGCCATTATTGGAGAAACTTTAAAACCACCGAAGAAAAATCCGGTCTGTTTAAGCATATTGATGCCTTGCAATGGTTTGGTCAGCAGCAGAATGTATTTTGTGTCGACTATTCAGTGGGCAGGCGTTATCGCGATCGTCAGCAACAGGCTGAGTTTGCCCATCATCTCGGGGCTTTAAGATGGCCTGAAAATCTGGTGATTTTTGAAGATGGCCAGCAGTATTTCACTCAAAAAATGACGTAA
- the crp gene encoding cAMP-activated global transcriptional regulator CRP — MTSNFSQLSTDALSPGQLPESVKALLKRAYINRYPKRTTIVDAGSESKSLYLILKGSVSIILREDDEREIVVAYLNAGDFFGEMGLFEANPQRTAEVRTRDVCEIAEITYENFHEISKQYPDLSYAVFAQLVRRLKNTTRKVTDLAFIDVSGRIARCLIDLSSQPEAMILPNGRQIRITRQEIGRIVGCSREMVGRVLKTLEEQGMIETDGKAILIFDASLEEPEAVGAGEFEDE; from the coding sequence ATGACTTCAAACTTTTCACAATTAAGCACAGACGCACTTTCGCCGGGGCAACTACCTGAATCAGTGAAGGCGTTATTAAAACGTGCATATATCAATCGCTATCCAAAACGTACCACGATCGTGGATGCAGGATCAGAATCTAAATCGCTGTATTTAATTCTGAAGGGGTCTGTGTCTATCATTCTTCGTGAAGATGATGAACGTGAGATTGTGGTAGCTTATTTAAATGCGGGAGACTTCTTTGGGGAAATGGGTCTTTTCGAAGCAAATCCACAGCGTACTGCAGAAGTGCGTACTCGTGATGTCTGTGAAATTGCTGAAATTACCTATGAAAACTTTCATGAAATTAGCAAACAATATCCAGACCTTAGCTATGCAGTTTTTGCCCAGCTGGTTCGCCGTCTGAAAAATACCACACGTAAAGTGACTGACCTGGCATTTATTGATGTATCTGGTCGTATCGCACGTTGTCTGATTGACTTGTCATCTCAGCCAGAAGCGATGATCTTGCCAAATGGTCGTCAGATCCGTATTACCCGTCAGGAAATTGGCCGTATTGTTGGGTGTTCACGTGAAATGGTCGGTCGTGTTCTAAAAACTCTAGAAGAACAGGGCATGATTGAAACCGATGGTAAGGCGATTCTGATTTTTGATGCATCGCTGGAAGAACCTGAAGCAGTGGGTGCTGGCGAGTTCGAAGACGAATAA